In the Dolichospermum flos-aquae CCAP 1403/13F genome, ACAGGCGTTAATACATAAGGCCGATTAACAAACAAATTTCGCTGTGCTGCTTCTATACCCGCGTCTGTTTTTCCCGCCATCGGATGACCACCGACAAAATTTTCCCACACAGGAGAAATTGCCTCAACTATAGGCATTTTAACTGAACCAACATCAGTAATAATAGTAGCCTTTGGTAAATGAGTGATCAACTCTTTCACTTGGGGGACTATCAATCCTATAGGGGTACAAATAAATACAACTTCGGCTGATGCCAACAAGCTCAAGTCCAACGACGCTTGATCAACGCTACCAAGGTTAATTGCCTTTTCACAAGTTGATTGACGACGGCTGACACCTAAAACATGGTGTCCTTGCGAACGTAAATCGAAACCTAAGCAACCGCCTATAAGTCCCAGTCCTAAAATACCAATTTTCATCGTCATCTGGAAAATTTAATTTGTACTTATTCTCTCAATACTTTACCAACTTCAACTCTCAAAGTTGGCAATAGCAGGGTAGATTAATGAATTTAGAAGCAGAATTAATCGCAACCTAGGCAGAACCGGTTGTCAACTTTAGTGGTCTTAACCTAACAGAATCAAATTTTAGTAATGTCCATAAATCGAAAAAATCTAAGCATCTTGGGAATAGTAAGTTTGCACGAGTCGTAAATTTAACTAGCAAATTGTCCCGATGTGACACATTTGAGACTGAAATAGCAAATAACTATAGCATTTTTCCATTTACAGCAGTCAGCTTTGACTTCTTTTTCGCTGCTATAGCAATTATTAGGCTAGAAACTGATGAAAAAAGTTAATATCTACCGCTTTTGTGATTATGCTTTGATGGCTTTAATATCCTGTACCGTGGCTGTAAGTAAAGTTTCCCCAGCTTTGACTCAGACAGTTTCTCTAATTAACCCCACACCCGCACCTACTGCTAACTTAATTTGGCCGACCCAAGGAATTCTTTCCCAAGGTTTCCGTAAATATCAGCATGAGGGAATTGATATTGCGGGTGCAAAAGGGACTCCAATTTTAGCTGCTGCTGCTGGTACAGTCGTGAAAGCTGGTTGGGATGATTGGGGATTAGGCAATTTTATCGAAATTAAACATTTTAATGGCAATGTAACAGTTTACGGACATAATAGCCGTTTATTAGTAAGTAAAGGTCAACAGGTCAAACAAGGTCAAATTATTGCCGAAATGGGTTCAACAGGCAATAGCACCGCCCCTCATTTGCATTTTGAATTTTATGTAGATGGTCGTTTAGCTAGTAATCCTCTCAGTTTATTACCGTCTGCCACCATCGCAAAGACACCAGTAAATAAACCAATTACCCCAATTGTACAACCAGTTTTATCTGTAAGTAATAATACTGATTGTGATGGAACTACAGTTATGACAGGGGAGACCACAACTGTCAGTATAAAAGTTTGCGAAGAAAATGGTCAGTTATTTTATGTGGGGAAATTGAAACAAGAACCAAGTCAAGTTTTAAGAATTCGGGCTTGGAAGCTTGACAATAACAAATATCAGGCAGATAATGGGACTTTTTCCTACTTAATTAGTCCAGAAAAAATAGAAATTTGGCGCAATGGGAGTCCAATTCGTGCGGATAGTTTTCTCACTTCTCATGGTTTAGGGAAATAAAAATACTAACCTCTTTATGTAATTGATGATTTCATTACAAATACCTGATGTGACAGTTCAAATGGCGGAATATATTAGCCAACATATTGTCATAAAGAAGTATAAAATCAATGAAGATTAAAACTAGACAAAAGTATCACAAAATTTCACATAAAGGAGCAGATGATTATGGAATATTTGGCTTATTCCTATATGTATATAGAGGATGAAAGGACAAATGAAAATTTTGCATTAAGTCTTCCGAAATCGTCATTTAATTGGCGGAAAATTTTTAAATCTTCTGCATGGTTAACTTTGGCCGGTGTAACTATATTACTAGCTACAGTGACTCAAATGCAGTTTGCTTCGGCTGAATATGCCAGCACGAATGGAAGTTGTCTTTATATTCGCACCGGACCTAGCACTGCAAATTCATCTGTAGCCTGTGTCCGCAATGGTACATACGTTGGTGAAACTGGTAGTGTTAGAAATGGATTTGCGAGAATTTCTTCGGGACGTTACCGAGGATACTATGCTGCTGAAAGATGGATTGGTAATACTCCTGGACGTTCTCACCGCAGATATCGTTCTGGCTACGGTGTTGGGGGTAGGGTAACGGTAGAATATGGCGCAAGAGGCGAACGAGTCAGAGAAATCCAAAGAGCTTTAGGGATTAGAGTTGATGGCGTTTACGGTTCACGAACCATTAATGCAGTTCGTCACTTCCAAAGACGTAACGGACTGCGTGTAGATGGTGTTGTTGGTTATCAAACTCGGAGAGCTTTAGGGATTTAGCTTAAGTAGGGCTTGCTGAAAAAGTCTTTTCGTGAGGGCTAGGAGTCAGGAGTCACCGAGTCAGGAGGAAGAATTAGAAGGAGAGAAGAATAGTCTCAAATTTCAGAAAGTGATAGGTTTTTAATGGTTTCAATCCTTATTCCTTGCACCTAATTCACTTTTTTAACCGGGAAACTCTTAATCTATCTAGGTTTTCGGTTTATTCAGCAAGCTCTAAGTAATTTTTGACAATTTGCAGGATGCGTTCTGCTGCATGGCCATCGCCAAAGGGATTAATGGCGGTGGCCATTTTGCTGTAAGCGTCGGGATTGCTGAGTAGTTCACTAGCGGCTGTGACGATATTTGCGGTTTGTGTCCCTAGGAGTTTGGCTGTCCCAGCGGTGACGGCTTCTGGTCTTTCGGTGGTATCTCTGAGAACTAACACTGGTTTACCCAGACTGGGGGCTTCTTCTTGCAAGCCACCGGAATCGGTTAAGATTAAATGCGATCGCTCAATAGCTCCCACTAATTCGGCATAATCCAAGGGTTCTGTTAAGAAAATGCGGGAATGATTCCCTAATAACTGTTGCAATGGTTCTCTAACTGTGGGATTTTTATGTAATGGCAGTAATAAGGCTGTATCAGGAAATTGCTCTAAAATTTGTAAAAAACTTTCAGCGATGTCTTGCAGCGGTGATCCCCAATTTTCTCGTCTATGAACTGTTGCCAATATTGTCCTATATTTGCTCCAATCTAAACCTGGTATATGGCAAACTGGTTTTTTGGCAGCCACATTTAATAAGGCATCAATTACAGTATTTCCTGTTAAGTGAATTTCTCCTAACACCCCAGAATTTTGTAAGTTTTCTACAGCCAAAGTAGTCGGTGCAAAATGCAATTGTGTCAGTTGAGAAATTAATCTTCTATTAGCTTCTTCGGGAAAAGGATTAAATAAATCATCTGTCCTTAAACCTGCTTCCACATGACCTACAGGGATTTTTTGATAAAAAGCTGCCAAGGTGGCTGCAAAAGCTGTTGTTGTATCTCCTTGCACAATTACAAAATCTAACTTTTGGGCTTGAAATAATGCTTCTAAACCTTGTAAACTTCTACAGGTAATATCATTAAGAGATTGTTGTCGCTGCATAATCTCTAAATTCCAATCGGCTTTGAGTTTGAACAATTGCATCACTTGTTCAACCATTTCTCGATGTTGTCCTGTGAGAATTACCTGCAATTCAAAATCTGGAGAATTTTGAAAAACTTGAATTACTGGCGCTAGTTTAATAGCTTCGGGACGAGTTCCTAAAATAATGCCAATGCGGTGTTGATTAGTCATTAGTCAAATAATTACAATTTACTTTTAATATTCAAATTCCTAAAAAGGTAATTAGGTTTTTCGACCATTATACCGAACGAGAGAATTTTTGTTTAGAGAACACCAAAAAATAAATTATCAAATAAATTGTCAAATTTTGTGGGATAGACATCCTGCCCGTCCTTCATGATCAGGGTAGGGGCTAGACATACCCCATAATAACAAATTTTCGGGTATTTTTTGAATTGTAATGTTTTACCGTAGCAATTCTATGGCAGGCTTCGCCATATTAATCAGGGGGTAATTTGTTAATTACCCCTACTTTCCTTATATTTTGATGAAGTGTAAATTCTGGCTGGCTATCAACCACCGCCACCACCGCCACCACCGCCACCGCCACCACCGCCGCCACCACCGCCACCACTTTCACTAATTACTGGAATTACTTCTTCAAATTCGTTATGATATGAGCAGTTTTGGCAGAGGTGGGTTACTATTTGCTTTCCTTGAAAGCTAGTAGTTGCCGGAACTAATATTTTATAATTCCGTTTCAGCGTAAATTTTTGACATTGGGGACATTTTCGATCATTGATTGGCGAAACTATAACAAAGGCAATGTATGCGAAAAAGCACAGAAATATAAAGTTATTCCAATTCAAAACAAAGCTACCTTGTTGCCAATTGGGTTGAGGAATATTCAGAATTTCGCTAGGGAATGTCACCTGAACTTCTAGTTCTTGTTGCGGTGTAATAGGCTGATTTGCTACAAATTCAAATGTTTTCGGATTTACTTGACGGCTTGTAGCTGGTATACCAAAATTTTGGAAATCTTGGACTTTACCTGATAAAATTTCTGGTAATTGTACCTGAACTTTTGCCGATTGAATTGGGGCTTTACGGTCAGCGAAAATGGCTTTCCAATAAACTTGAGTATTCTCATTATTAATATGCAGTCCGCCAACTACACGATATTTCAAAACAAAAGTATGTGTTTCTGGTGGTTTTAATTGATGTTGCCAACGAATCCAAAATTGATTATTTTCAATTCCGGTTTCACTAGGAATAATTTGATTATTTTCTTGAATCGTTACATCCTTAATTTCATCAACTTTATCTAAAGGAATATAGCGATATCGTTGATTAGGATAATCTGATTTGAACACATATTTTTGCGTTTCAGTGACTAACATATCTCCGTTAGTTTGCACATCAATATCAACATTGATATAGTCCCAATAAAATGGTACTTCCTGTGCAACAGCATGAGTAAATGTAATCAAAACAGTCACCAACATAGCAAGTAATGAAAAAGAGATTCTTCTCATTAATAGTTTATTCATAGTTTCCTTTTTTTGCGTAACAAAACAAGTATATCCAAAAACTATGTGATTGTCAGCACTAAGTTAATTAAGTATTTAGTTAATAAAGTTAATAAAGTTAATAAAGTTAATTAAGTTAATAAGTAGGTCGGCGTTAAAAATTATCGTTGTGGAAAGGCAAGAGGCAAGAGGCACTCATGCAAGAGTGAAGAGGTTTTTGGAGATTTTACTTTTCTTTACACAATTTGGTTTTATTATGTTGACCTACTTATTTTTCCCCATTCGTTTAGTCAAAATATTCAGATACTTAAGAATCAAGATAAGTTAACTCAAGAGCAATTGGATAAACTTATTCAAGTTAAAAATGTCTCGCCGATTTTGAAAGAAATGCACGAATTTAAAGAAAAGATTAGGAAGATTTTTAAGCTTCTACTTTTCCATAAGGTTTTAGTAGTTCTTCTAAATAATCTTTGGCGAATTGGTCATGTATAAATCTCGTCATTTATTCGGCTTTTGCTAATACATATATTAATTTAACATTTTTGGGGTAATGGCGATCGCTACTAGAAATGCGATCGCCTAAACTAAACAAAGTGATATTAATTAGTAGATTGTAACCAAGTTTGTAAATCTGTAACTGAAGTAAAATCTAACAAGGCTTCTCCTAATTCCTCTAGTTGTTCAACAGGTAATTTTTGAACCAAATATATATAAATAGGGTGCGTTACCGACAGCGTAACGCACCCTGAACTTGATTAATGGATAAATCCTTGTATCCGTGTTTTAATTTAAGCTATGCCTCAGTATAATATAGATGCAGTCTTTGTCTTTTTTTTTACAAAGGTTAAACATAGTTTAACAAAAACTCCCATATCTCGTCTGTTTATGCCAAAAAAAACAACCGCCTCCGTGATGGTAAGCGGTTCTGCACAATTGAATAGACATCTCCAAAAAAGTAGAGACGTTCCATGGAACGTCTCTACTACAAGGGTTTGATGTCAAGCATCTTTAAACTCGGTCTATGGCTATTAAATAGAATTTGAAGATAGTTCTTCCTTATCAATCTCATGATAACAAATTTAAAATCAATTGTCAACCCCCCAATACCTATTATCGCCGGACAAAATCAAAAAGTTTTCAATTCTTCATAAAGTCATGAAACCATCATAAACAGAGTATAAAGAGTTGGCAAGATTAGGTAAAAACAGACAACAATAACTTTATGGCAGTTATCGGGGTATTGTTTAGTAAATTATTTAGTATATCATGCAGCCAATTCGCACTTTTAACGTTTCTCCTTCACTACCATCCAGACTAGAACCCCTGCGGAAACTAGCCTATAATCTCCATTTTGATTGGAATGTGGAGAGCAAAGACCTGTTTCGTCGTTTAGATCCTGATTTATGGGAATCTACCCACCATAATCCAGTATTGATGCTGGGAACTATTAGTCAAAGCCGACTATTAGAAGTTGTTGAAGATGAAGGCTTTTTAGCGCAAGTAGACCGAGCAGCGCGGCAGTTAGAAGATTATTTGCAGGAATACACTTGGTATAAGAAACAAAGAAATCAGCATCAGAAGGAATGTTACGCCTATTTTTCTGCTGAATTTGGGTTAGTAGATTGCTTACCTGTATATTCAGGTGGTTTGGGTGTACTCGCAGGAGATCACCTTAAATCTGCGAGTGATTTAGGATTACCTTTGGTGGGTGTGGGTTTATTATATCAACAAGGCTACTTTGCCCAGTATCTTAATGCTGATGGTTGGCAGCAAGAACGCTACCTCATCAATGATTTCTATAATATGCCCTTGCATTTGGAACGGAATCCCGATGGTACAGAACTACGGATTGCGGTAGATTATCCCGGACGCAAGGTATATGCGCGGGTGTGGCGTGTTCAGGTGGGAACTGTACCCCTGTATATGCTCGATACTAATATTGAGCCTAACAAGGCTTATGACCACGATATCACCGATCAGTTGTATGGTGGTGATATAGATATGCGTATCCACCAAGAAATTATGCTGGGCATAGGTGGTGTGCAAATGCTGAAAGCCTTGGGGTATGAAGTCACTGCTTACCACATGAATGAAGGTCATGCAGCTTTCTCTGCTTTAGAACGCATTCGCACTCTCATTCAGGAAAAAGGACTGAGTTACAGAGAAGCTAGACAAGTAGTATCTTCTAGTAATATCTTCACTACGCATACTCCAGTCCCCGCAGGGATTGACTTATTTGCCCCCGATAAGATCTTGCATTATCTGGGTTACTATGCAGATATCTTTGGTTTACCGAAAGAGCAGTTTTTAGGCTTGGGACGAGAAAATACTGGTGATTTGTCCAGTCCCTTCAGTATGGCGGTATTAGCCCTGAAAATGGCGACGTTCTCCAATGGTGTGGCACAATTGCACGGTGTTGTTTCCCGGCAAATGTTCCAAGGTTTGTGGCAAAAAGTTCCAGTGGAAGACGTACCAATTGCCGCTATTACTAACGGTGTCCATGCCCGCAGTTGTGTAAGTAAATCTACGCAAGAGTTATACGATCGCTATCTTGGTCCAAATTGGTCATCAGCACCACCGGATAACCAATTGTGGGAACGCATGGATGCAATTCCTGATGAAGAGTTATGGCGGAATCACGAACGCTGCCGCTTGGATATGGTATTGTATGTTCGAGAACATTTAGTTAAACACTTGCGCGATCGCGGTGCTTCAGCTTCGGATATTGCCCAAGCCCAGGAAGTGCTTGATCCTAACGTTCTCACTA is a window encoding:
- a CDS encoding prephenate/arogenate dehydrogenase gives rise to the protein MKIGILGLGLIGGCLGFDLRSQGHHVLGVSRRQSTCEKAINLGSVDQASLDLSLLASAEVVFICTPIGLIVPQVKELITHLPKATIITDVGSVKMPIVEAISPVWENFVGGHPMAGKTDAGIEAAQRNLFVNRPYVLTPVETTPSNAVTIVEEIVRSLGSIIYHCQPEQHDRAVSWISHLPVIVSASLIAACLSETDPEIAALAQNFASSGFRDTSRVGGGNPELGVMMAQYNRQALLHSLYQYRENLDEFIHIIEQEKWELLAEKFKFNQQARPDFVE
- a CDS encoding M23 family metallopeptidase encodes the protein MKKVNIYRFCDYALMALISCTVAVSKVSPALTQTVSLINPTPAPTANLIWPTQGILSQGFRKYQHEGIDIAGAKGTPILAAAAGTVVKAGWDDWGLGNFIEIKHFNGNVTVYGHNSRLLVSKGQQVKQGQIIAEMGSTGNSTAPHLHFEFYVDGRLASNPLSLLPSATIAKTPVNKPITPIVQPVLSVSNNTDCDGTTVMTGETTTVSIKVCEENGQLFYVGKLKQEPSQVLRIRAWKLDNNKYQADNGTFSYLISPEKIEIWRNGSPIRADSFLTSHGLGK
- a CDS encoding peptidoglycan-binding domain-containing protein codes for the protein MEYLAYSYMYIEDERTNENFALSLPKSSFNWRKIFKSSAWLTLAGVTILLATVTQMQFASAEYASTNGSCLYIRTGPSTANSSVACVRNGTYVGETGSVRNGFARISSGRYRGYYAAERWIGNTPGRSHRRYRSGYGVGGRVTVEYGARGERVREIQRALGIRVDGVYGSRTINAVRHFQRRNGLRVDGVVGYQTRRALGI
- the wecB gene encoding non-hydrolyzing UDP-N-acetylglucosamine 2-epimerase, coding for MTNQHRIGIILGTRPEAIKLAPVIQVFQNSPDFELQVILTGQHREMVEQVMQLFKLKADWNLEIMQRQQSLNDITCRSLQGLEALFQAQKLDFVIVQGDTTTAFAATLAAFYQKIPVGHVEAGLRTDDLFNPFPEEANRRLISQLTQLHFAPTTLAVENLQNSGVLGEIHLTGNTVIDALLNVAAKKPVCHIPGLDWSKYRTILATVHRRENWGSPLQDIAESFLQILEQFPDTALLLPLHKNPTVREPLQQLLGNHSRIFLTEPLDYAELVGAIERSHLILTDSGGLQEEAPSLGKPVLVLRDTTERPEAVTAGTAKLLGTQTANIVTAASELLSNPDAYSKMATAINPFGDGHAAERILQIVKNYLELAE
- a CDS encoding DUF2207 domain-containing protein — encoded protein: MNKLLMRRISFSLLAMLVTVLITFTHAVAQEVPFYWDYINVDIDVQTNGDMLVTETQKYVFKSDYPNQRYRYIPLDKVDEIKDVTIQENNQIIPSETGIENNQFWIRWQHQLKPPETHTFVLKYRVVGGLHINNENTQVYWKAIFADRKAPIQSAKVQVQLPEILSGKVQDFQNFGIPATSRQVNPKTFEFVANQPITPQQELEVQVTFPSEILNIPQPNWQQGSFVLNWNNFIFLCFFAYIAFVIVSPINDRKCPQCQKFTLKRNYKILVPATTSFQGKQIVTHLCQNCSYHNEFEEVIPVISESGGGGGGGGGGGGGGGGGGG
- a CDS encoding DUF4351 domain-containing protein, which codes for MVQKLPVEQLEELGEALLDFTSVTDLQTWLQSTN
- the glgP gene encoding alpha-glucan family phosphorylase, whose amino-acid sequence is MQPIRTFNVSPSLPSRLEPLRKLAYNLHFDWNVESKDLFRRLDPDLWESTHHNPVLMLGTISQSRLLEVVEDEGFLAQVDRAARQLEDYLQEYTWYKKQRNQHQKECYAYFSAEFGLVDCLPVYSGGLGVLAGDHLKSASDLGLPLVGVGLLYQQGYFAQYLNADGWQQERYLINDFYNMPLHLERNPDGTELRIAVDYPGRKVYARVWRVQVGTVPLYMLDTNIEPNKAYDHDITDQLYGGDIDMRIHQEIMLGIGGVQMLKALGYEVTAYHMNEGHAAFSALERIRTLIQEKGLSYREARQVVSSSNIFTTHTPVPAGIDLFAPDKILHYLGYYADIFGLPKEQFLGLGRENTGDLSSPFSMAVLALKMATFSNGVAQLHGVVSRQMFQGLWQKVPVEDVPIAAITNGVHARSCVSKSTQELYDRYLGPNWSSAPPDNQLWERMDAIPDEELWRNHERCRLDMVLYVREHLVKHLRDRGASASDIAQAQEVLDPNVLTIGFARRFATYKRATLWMRDLERIKRILLANKHRKVQFVIAGKAHPKDIPGKELIRDINHFIREHHLEKQVVFVPNYDIHIARLMVAGCDIWLNTPRRPREASGTSGMKAAMNGLPNLSVLDGWWDEADYVRTGWAIGHGENYDDPNYQDEIEANALYELLEKEVIPLFYDHRDGDGLPRPWVAKMKDAIRLNCPFFNTARMVREYAMRAYFPASDRYHTLTVDNYAPAKELAAWRAKLGEHWFSIKIKDIDVSAASDIEVNQTVAVKAKVNLATLSNDDVQVELYQGSIDANGDIVNAVPVVMDYQGQDPENSSVYTANITYTTSGLQGLSLRVLPRNQYLSSPYEPRLIAWAE